A region of uncultured Carboxylicivirga sp. DNA encodes the following proteins:
- a CDS encoding Tex family protein yields MQNLFVDIISKELNLATRGVANVLSLLDEGATIPFISRYRKEMTGSMDEVQVGSVKERYEKLQEIEKRKETILKSMEEQGVLTDDLKAKIKATYNLTELEDIYLPYKPKRKTRAVMAREKGLEPLAKIIMKQHERDVEGRAAAFVKADVPTVEDALQGARDIIAEWINEHKVGREIVRSVFEKEAVISSKLVKGKEEEAAKYNDYFEWSEPLKKCPSHRYLAMRRGEKEGYLKLTIAPDAENAMERLDRYFVKGDTDSAAQVQDAVTDAYKRLLAPSIETEFSNLFKEKSDEEAIKVFADNLRQLLLASPLGQKRVLALDPGYRTGCKVVCLDQYGDLLENATIYPHPPQNEYQKSRDLILKLADKHKIEAIAIGNGTASRETEAFAKGLTFTQKVDVFVVSEDGASVYSAGKVAREEFPDYDVIVRGAVSIGRRLMDPLAELVKIDPKSIGVGQYQHDVDQSQLKKSLDTVVESCVNSVGVNLNTASKHLLTYVSGLGPQLAQNIVDYRSANGAFGSRDELKKVPRLGAKAFEQSAGFLRISSAKNPLDNTAVHPESYPLVKAMAKDLNCEVADLIKDKTFRSKIDLKRYVNDKVGLPTLNDIMQELDKPGRDPRAAIKAFSFAEGIYSIDDLHEGMELPGLVTNITKFGAFVDVGVKQDGLVHISQLSNQYVSDPSQVVKLQQQVKVRVMEVDRQRKRIQLSMKGLN; encoded by the coding sequence ATGCAAAATTTGTTTGTTGACATTATATCCAAAGAACTGAATTTGGCAACCCGTGGCGTGGCCAATGTTTTATCCCTGCTTGATGAAGGAGCCACAATTCCTTTTATCAGTCGTTATCGAAAAGAAATGACTGGTAGCATGGACGAGGTTCAGGTTGGTTCGGTAAAGGAACGTTATGAAAAGCTTCAGGAGATTGAGAAACGTAAGGAAACGATTCTCAAGTCGATGGAAGAGCAAGGAGTGTTAACAGATGATTTAAAGGCAAAAATAAAAGCTACCTATAATCTTACCGAACTGGAAGATATTTATCTGCCTTATAAGCCTAAACGTAAAACCCGTGCGGTTATGGCCCGAGAAAAAGGCCTTGAACCATTGGCTAAAATAATCATGAAACAACACGAACGTGATGTAGAAGGAAGGGCTGCTGCTTTTGTTAAAGCTGATGTGCCAACGGTTGAAGATGCATTGCAAGGAGCACGTGATATTATAGCAGAATGGATTAATGAGCATAAGGTAGGACGTGAGATTGTTCGTTCCGTTTTTGAGAAAGAGGCTGTTATCTCATCTAAATTGGTGAAAGGTAAAGAAGAGGAAGCTGCAAAATATAACGATTACTTCGAATGGTCTGAACCGTTGAAAAAATGTCCTTCGCATCGTTACCTGGCAATGCGTCGTGGTGAGAAAGAAGGTTATTTGAAACTTACCATTGCACCTGATGCAGAAAATGCAATGGAGCGATTGGATCGCTATTTTGTGAAAGGTGATACTGATTCGGCTGCTCAGGTTCAAGACGCAGTTACAGATGCTTATAAAAGGTTATTGGCTCCCTCTATCGAAACTGAATTTTCAAATCTGTTTAAAGAGAAATCAGACGAAGAAGCAATAAAAGTATTTGCTGATAACCTGAGACAATTATTACTGGCTTCTCCATTGGGGCAGAAACGTGTGCTGGCCTTAGATCCCGGATACAGAACTGGGTGTAAGGTGGTTTGTCTTGATCAGTATGGAGATTTGTTGGAGAATGCCACCATTTATCCACACCCACCTCAAAATGAATATCAAAAATCAAGAGATCTGATCTTAAAGCTGGCAGATAAGCATAAGATAGAAGCTATAGCTATTGGTAATGGTACAGCTTCGCGCGAAACAGAAGCTTTTGCAAAAGGCCTTACTTTTACTCAAAAAGTAGATGTTTTTGTAGTTAGTGAAGATGGTGCATCGGTTTATTCTGCAGGTAAAGTAGCTCGTGAGGAATTTCCTGATTACGATGTAATCGTGCGTGGTGCAGTGTCTATTGGTCGTCGATTGATGGATCCGCTTGCCGAATTGGTGAAGATAGATCCTAAGTCTATTGGAGTGGGGCAATACCAGCACGATGTGGATCAGTCACAATTAAAGAAGTCATTAGATACGGTTGTTGAATCGTGTGTAAACTCGGTTGGAGTTAACCTTAATACAGCCAGTAAACATTTACTGACTTATGTATCCGGACTAGGTCCTCAGCTGGCTCAGAATATCGTTGATTACCGATCAGCCAACGGAGCTTTTGGTTCTCGTGATGAATTAAAGAAAGTGCCTCGTTTGGGAGCAAAAGCCTTCGAACAAAGTGCAGGATTTCTTCGTATCTCATCAGCCAAAAATCCATTGGACAATACAGCTGTTCATCCTGAATCGTACCCGTTGGTAAAAGCTATGGCCAAGGATTTAAATTGTGAAGTGGCTGATTTAATAAAGGATAAAACATTTCGAAGTAAAATTGATTTAAAGCGGTATGTCAATGATAAAGTAGGTTTGCCAACATTAAATGATATAATGCAGGAGCTAGATAAACCGGGACGAGATCCAAGGGCTGCAATCAAGGCCTTCTCATTTGCTGAAGGAATTTATTCGATTGATGATTTACATGAAGGAATGGAGTTGCCCGGTCTTGTAACCAACATTACCAAGTTTGGTGCTTTCGTTGATGTGGGGGTGAAACAGGATGGGTTGGTGCATATTTCACAACTGTCGAACCAGTATGTTAGTGACCCTTCACAGGTTGTTAAACTTCAGCAGCAAGTGAAGGTAAGAGTGATGGAAGTTGATCGTCAGCGTAAAAGAATTCAGCTATCTATGAAAGGTTTGAATTAA
- a CDS encoding 3'-5' exonuclease, whose amino-acid sequence MQKTISKEALSELPLQHFEGDVVVVEDETKIDELVHELEQYSVIGFDTETKPSFQKGKVNKVSLLQFATTEQGYLFRLNKTGMHPALIRLMENPDISKIGVGIRDDIRGLQRLIPFKHAGFVELQDYVKQVGIEDTSLRKLAGLLLHFRVSKRQRLSNWEAPHLSTSQVIYAATDAWVAIELYNKLTTLFPKKEVQTLSI is encoded by the coding sequence ATGCAGAAAACCATTTCGAAGGAGGCATTGAGCGAGTTGCCATTACAGCATTTTGAAGGTGATGTAGTGGTGGTTGAAGATGAAACAAAAATTGATGAACTGGTGCATGAATTGGAACAATATTCAGTCATTGGTTTTGATACCGAAACAAAGCCTTCGTTTCAGAAAGGTAAGGTAAACAAAGTTTCGCTGTTGCAATTTGCAACTACCGAGCAGGGATATCTATTCAGATTAAATAAAACAGGTATGCATCCGGCATTAATCAGGTTAATGGAAAATCCTGATATTTCTAAAATAGGAGTAGGAATTAGAGATGATATCAGAGGTTTGCAACGATTAATACCATTTAAACATGCTGGTTTTGTTGAGTTGCAGGATTATGTGAAGCAAGTGGGAATTGAAGATACCAGTTTGCGAAAATTGGCAGGCTTGCTGCTTCATTTCAGAGTGAGCAAACGTCAGCGTTTGTCTAATTGGGAGGCTCCACATTTGTCAACCAGTCAGGTTATTTATGCAGCTACTGATGCATGGGTTGCTATTGAACTTTATAACAAGTTAACCACCTTGTTTCCTAAAAAAGAAGTACAAACATTAAGTATTTAA
- a CDS encoding DUF5063 domain-containing protein, with translation MEEPLKHVVYSKNVIEFVTVAKEFCDFLESAEQYPRREFITITTRIIPLLYLKASMLPKLDAEMEDELEKTVDEMTYAHIQNKLELLMGRFNDYLEVFNQDMQRSDTPVISYIAEDLADMYQDLKDFISAYRIGVTEIMNDAVSVVQSNFELYWGQKAVNTLRALHALLYGEDELDEEEGEEEVKEEKRKESWFDRFQKEWSDDDEELS, from the coding sequence ATGGAAGAGCCTTTAAAGCATGTAGTTTATTCGAAGAATGTAATTGAATTTGTGACGGTAGCAAAAGAGTTTTGCGATTTCCTGGAAAGTGCCGAACAATATCCTCGAAGAGAATTTATTACAATTACTACCCGCATCATTCCTCTTTTGTATTTAAAGGCAAGCATGTTGCCAAAGTTAGATGCCGAAATGGAAGATGAGCTGGAAAAGACAGTTGATGAGATGACTTATGCTCATATTCAGAATAAACTTGAATTACTGATGGGCCGCTTTAATGATTATCTTGAAGTATTTAATCAGGATATGCAGCGAAGTGATACTCCTGTTATTTCATACATTGCCGAAGACCTGGCAGATATGTATCAGGATTTAAAAGATTTTATTTCAGCCTATCGGATTGGTGTTACAGAGATAATGAATGATGCCGTATCCGTGGTTCAGAGTAACTTCGAGCTTTACTGGGGGCAAAAAGCCGTAAATACCTTACGGGCACTTCATGCTTTGCTTTACGGTGAGGATGAACTGGATGAGGAAGAAGGCGAGGAAGAAGTAAAAGAGGAAAAAAGAAAAGAATCATGGTTCGATCGTTTCCAGAAGGAATGGTCGGATGACGATGAAGAACTTAGCTAA
- a CDS encoding HAMP domain-containing sensor histidine kinase, with the protein MQKPNTQQFRSLFKDDAVWGEQKVIHFRWFLIIVILFFVSYIYLEGYEERALISLLLSSVYIFYNAALNFLLKRFGSATWIRFLSATFDISILSLHIFNYSYYFQPIAVTTAASVFLYPVLILLAVLRYDGRLVIFSTLYSIFCFNLIYFLRSPHISPELLEQVASADWAGQMYKSTYLLLMGYFLLGVPEMIKRLVSKQLVSIEQQNSVKIDLALEKQKNEMTLFQLRKEKILNKKLEEHKQTIEEQKKSLEEAIEIKNKLFSIIGHDLKSPFAAQTSIVDLLLADFKSYNNEDIISILKSIKRSSHQGLELLENILDWSRQQNNMIKARTHAIYIMDVVNNALGHLHNNINHKRIRIHTFINPNAQIIADEDILNTILRNLISNAVKFSYVDGSIKISTREKNDMIYIEISDEGIGMSPEHVSMIFDPGQKISTRGTQNEPGTGLGLFLCKDLASMMAANIDVESEQGKGSTFSIAFPSIKNPVEKKLLNSNLS; encoded by the coding sequence ATGCAAAAACCTAACACACAACAGTTCCGAAGTCTTTTTAAAGATGATGCCGTTTGGGGAGAACAAAAAGTTATCCACTTTCGCTGGTTTCTTATAATTGTAATCCTGTTTTTTGTAAGCTACATCTACCTAGAAGGATATGAAGAAAGAGCTCTTATCTCATTACTTCTTTCGAGTGTTTATATTTTTTACAATGCTGCTCTCAACTTCTTATTAAAGAGATTTGGCAGCGCTACCTGGATTCGTTTTCTATCAGCAACATTTGATATCTCAATTTTATCATTACACATATTTAATTATTCCTATTATTTTCAACCAATTGCAGTAACCACAGCTGCTTCAGTCTTTCTTTATCCTGTATTGATTTTACTGGCAGTGTTACGATACGATGGTAGGTTGGTGATATTTTCAACATTGTATTCCATTTTCTGCTTTAATCTTATTTACTTCTTGCGATCGCCTCATATCTCTCCCGAACTACTTGAACAAGTTGCTTCAGCAGATTGGGCGGGACAAATGTACAAGAGCACTTACTTATTACTAATGGGGTATTTCTTATTAGGAGTACCTGAGATGATTAAAAGGTTAGTAAGTAAACAACTGGTTTCAATAGAACAACAAAATTCTGTTAAGATTGACCTGGCTTTGGAAAAACAGAAAAACGAAATGACCCTTTTTCAGCTAAGGAAAGAAAAGATTCTTAATAAAAAACTGGAAGAACATAAACAAACTATTGAAGAGCAAAAAAAGAGCCTTGAAGAAGCGATTGAAATAAAAAACAAGTTATTCAGTATTATTGGTCACGATCTGAAATCTCCTTTTGCAGCACAAACATCCATTGTAGACCTGTTACTGGCAGATTTTAAATCATATAACAATGAAGATATTATTTCCATCCTTAAGTCTATTAAACGATCATCTCATCAGGGTTTGGAATTATTAGAGAATATACTTGATTGGTCGAGGCAGCAAAATAATATGATTAAGGCTCGAACGCATGCTATCTACATCATGGATGTCGTTAACAATGCTCTTGGCCATCTCCATAACAACATCAATCACAAACGCATACGCATCCACACATTCATTAACCCCAATGCACAAATAATTGCAGATGAGGACATTTTAAATACTATTTTAAGAAACCTGATTTCCAATGCTGTTAAATTCTCATATGTTGATGGCTCGATAAAAATAAGTACGCGCGAAAAAAACGATATGATTTATATAGAAATCAGTGATGAAGGAATAGGCATGAGTCCTGAACACGTTAGCATGATATTTGATCCCGGGCAAAAAATATCTACCCGTGGCACACAAAATGAGCCTGGTACCGGACTTGGATTATTTCTTTGTAAAGACCTTGCCTCAATGATGGCTGCCAATATTGATGTTGAAAGTGAACAAGGGAAAGGAAGTACTTTTTCAATTGCCTTCCCTTCCATTAAAAATCCTGTTGAAAAGAAATTACTTAATTCAAACCTTTCATAG
- a CDS encoding class I SAM-dependent rRNA methyltransferase yields MAKLPKLVLKPGKEQSISRFHPWVFSGAIKKIKGDLVEGDLVEVLDHNENFLAIGHSIIGSISVRILTFNQEEIDYDFWKNKIQNAFDLRMSVGLIDNPDTNAFRLVHAEGDYLPGLIIDFYNGTAVVQMHTVGMYRIEETILQALKEVMGDRLKSVFSKSEGTLPYKAHVTAINRYVFGTKTAKIALENGLKFHVDWEKGQKTGFFVDQRNNRALLEKYSKGREVLNMFCYTGGFSFYAMRGGAKLVHSVDSSERAIYITNNNVELNFPDDKRHQAYAEDAFKFLGGIKDKYDLIILDPPAFAKHQNVVKNAIQGYRRLNAKAIEQIRSGGIIFTFSCSQVISKEQFRTMVFSAAAKANRKVRILQQLTQPADHPVDIYHPEGEYLKGLVIYVE; encoded by the coding sequence ATGGCAAAGTTGCCAAAGTTAGTTTTAAAACCCGGTAAGGAGCAGAGTATTAGTCGCTTTCACCCTTGGGTGTTTTCAGGAGCCATCAAAAAAATTAAAGGTGATTTAGTTGAGGGGGATCTGGTAGAAGTCCTTGATCATAATGAGAATTTTTTGGCCATAGGTCATTCCATTATAGGGTCAATTTCTGTTCGAATACTCACTTTTAATCAGGAAGAGATTGACTATGATTTCTGGAAAAATAAAATTCAAAATGCATTTGATTTAAGAATGTCAGTTGGATTGATTGATAATCCTGATACCAATGCTTTTCGTTTAGTTCATGCTGAAGGTGATTATCTGCCCGGATTAATCATTGACTTTTACAATGGTACTGCAGTGGTGCAGATGCATACAGTAGGTATGTACCGCATTGAAGAAACCATTCTTCAAGCTTTAAAAGAAGTGATGGGTGATCGGTTAAAATCGGTTTTCAGTAAATCGGAAGGCACATTACCATACAAAGCCCATGTTACGGCTATTAACAGATATGTTTTTGGAACTAAAACAGCGAAGATTGCCCTAGAGAACGGATTGAAGTTCCATGTGGACTGGGAGAAAGGCCAGAAAACAGGCTTTTTTGTAGATCAGCGAAATAACCGAGCATTACTGGAGAAATATAGTAAGGGGCGTGAAGTCCTAAATATGTTCTGCTATACAGGAGGTTTCTCGTTTTATGCCATGCGAGGTGGCGCTAAGCTGGTGCATTCTGTTGATAGTTCAGAACGTGCCATATACATTACCAATAATAACGTAGAGTTAAACTTCCCTGATGATAAACGACATCAGGCTTATGCCGAAGATGCGTTTAAATTTTTGGGAGGTATAAAAGATAAATATGATCTGATAATTCTTGATCCGCCGGCATTTGCCAAACATCAGAATGTAGTGAAGAATGCTATTCAGGGCTATCGCAGATTAAATGCCAAGGCTATTGAACAAATTCGTTCGGGGGGTATTATTTTTACTTTCTCGTGCTCTCAGGTTATCAGTAAAGAACAATTCCGAACCATGGTTTTCTCAGCAGCAGCAAAGGCTAATCGTAAAGTTCGTATATTGCAGCAACTAACTCAGCCGGCTGACCATCCGGTGGATATCTATCATCCGGAAGGAGAATATCTGAAAGGTTTGGTGATTTATGTAGAATAA
- a CDS encoding DEAD/DEAH box helicase, protein MKFKEFNFADELLDGLEAMRFEKATPVQEKTIPVIKEGIDLIACAQTGTGKTAAYLLPVLDKLVRNGHNKINALILVPTRELAIQIDQQMEGFGYFLDISSTAIYGGNDKEEWNRQKNALTTGADIVIATPGRLIQHLSMGYVNMSTLQHLILDEADRMLDMGFFDDIMQVVTHLPKERQTLMFSATMPPKIRELAKNILNNPEEVNISISKPAEGILQAAYMVYDTQKIPLLNGLLKDKDLPSIIIFSSTKVKVKEIARSLLNNGFNAKAIHSDLEQAEREDVLREFRNRNVQILVATDIIARGIDIEKIDLVINFDVPRDAEDYVHRVGRTARAATQGVAITLINDKEILEFYRIEQLIETNIYKIPLPPDLGEAPVYNPEELKRGRKRKGGFKGNKKNNFKKKDNKK, encoded by the coding sequence TTGAAATTTAAAGAATTCAATTTTGCCGATGAGTTGCTTGATGGTTTAGAAGCCATGCGTTTTGAGAAAGCAACTCCTGTTCAGGAAAAAACAATACCTGTGATCAAAGAAGGAATTGATCTGATTGCCTGTGCTCAAACCGGAACCGGTAAAACAGCAGCTTATCTTCTTCCGGTACTTGATAAATTGGTTCGTAACGGACATAATAAAATCAATGCTTTGATTTTAGTGCCTACACGAGAGCTTGCTATCCAGATTGATCAGCAAATGGAAGGTTTTGGTTATTTTTTGGATATCTCATCTACGGCTATTTACGGAGGTAATGACAAGGAAGAATGGAATCGTCAGAAGAATGCTTTAACTACCGGAGCTGATATTGTTATAGCCACTCCGGGACGTTTGATACAGCACCTGAGCATGGGATATGTTAATATGTCAACCTTGCAGCATTTAATTCTGGATGAAGCTGACCGTATGCTTGATATGGGATTCTTTGATGATATTATGCAGGTTGTTACGCATCTTCCAAAAGAGAGGCAAACATTGATGTTTTCTGCTACCATGCCTCCTAAAATAAGGGAACTGGCAAAGAATATTCTGAATAATCCGGAAGAAGTGAATATCTCCATCAGTAAACCGGCAGAAGGAATTTTACAGGCGGCTTACATGGTTTATGATACGCAGAAAATTCCTTTACTCAATGGATTACTGAAAGACAAAGATCTGCCAAGCATCATTATTTTCTCATCCACCAAAGTTAAGGTGAAAGAAATAGCCCGTTCGCTTTTAAATAATGGGTTTAACGCCAAAGCTATTCACTCTGACCTGGAACAAGCCGAACGAGAAGATGTATTACGTGAGTTTCGTAATCGTAATGTTCAGATATTGGTTGCCACTGATATTATTGCCCGTGGAATTGATATAGAAAAGATTGATTTGGTTATTAACTTTGATGTGCCGCGCGATGCTGAGGATTATGTGCACCGTGTAGGACGAACAGCCAGGGCTGCCACTCAGGGAGTTGCAATTACATTAATTAATGATAAGGAGATTCTCGAGTTTTATCGTATTGAACAGTTGATCGAAACCAATATCTATAAAATCCCATTGCCACCCGATTTGGGAGAAGCACCTGTTTATAATCCGGAAGAGCTGAAAAGAGGCAGAAAACGAAAAGGTGGATTTAAGGGTAACAAGAAAAATAACTTCAAAAAGAAGGATAACAAGAAATAA